One region of Zingiber officinale cultivar Zhangliang chromosome 7B, Zo_v1.1, whole genome shotgun sequence genomic DNA includes:
- the LOC122005963 gene encoding ALA-interacting subunit 5-like, whose translation MNVPTADPALEADAAVERKKKSKKPKYSRFTQQELPACKPLLTPTIVISTFALIGILFIPIGLASLSASENVVEIVYRYDTECIPQQSQDDKVAFIQSSATDKTCRTTLTVPKNMKAPVHIYYELYNFYQNHRRYVKNRNDKQLRSKEYELETTNCAPEATTVDGSPIVPCGLIAWSLFNDTYSFAIQNKAIEVNKKNIAWQSDKDEKFGSDVYPKNFQQGGLIGGAKLNESIPLSEQEDLIVWMRTAALPQFRKLYGRIETDLVANEQISVTIQNNYNTYSFEGEKKLVLSTTSWIGGKNDFLGVAYLTVGSLCLFLALAFIVLYLLKPRTLGDPSYLSWNRNPDRH comes from the exons ATGAATGTGCCAACGGCGGATCCTGCGCTGGAAGCCGATGCCGCGGTCGAGcgaaagaagaagtccaagaaacccaaat ATTCAAGATTTACACAACAGGAGCTTCCGGCTTGCAAACCCCTATTAACTCCAACTATA GTAATATCGACATTTGCTCTCATTGGAATTCTCTTCATCCCAATTGGACTTGCTTCTTTGTCTGCGTCAGAAAAT GTGGTTGAAATTGTGTATAGATATGACACAGAATGCATTCCCCAGCAGTCACAGGATGACAAAGTAGCATTCATCCAAAGCAGTGCGACTGACAAAACGTGCAGAACGACTTTGACT GTGCCTAAAAACATGAAGGCTCCTGTTCACATTTACTATGAGCTTTACAACTTCTATCAGAACCACCGCAG GTATGTTAAAAACCGAAATGATAAGCAACTAAGAAGCAAGGAGTATGAACTAGAAACTACTAATTGTGCACCTGAAGCCACAACTGTCGATGGGTCTCCCATTGTCCCTTGTGGCCTCATTGCTTGGAGTTTGTTCAACGACACATACTCATTCGCAATACAAAACAAAGCCATTGAGGTGAACAAGAAAAACATAGCCTGGCAAAGTGACAAAGATGAGAAATTTGGAAGTGATGTTTATCCCAAGAACTTCCAGCAAGGAGGTCTTATAGGAGGTGCAAAGCTCAATGAAAGCATACCC TTGAGTGAGCAAGAAGATCTCATTGTTTGGATGAGAACAGCTGCCCTCCCACAGTTCAGAAAATTATACGGGAGAATTGAGACAGATCTTGTAGCTAACGAGCAAATCTCGGTGACAATACAGAACAATTATAACACATACAGCTTCGAGGGGGAGAAGAAGTTGGTGCTTTCAACTACCTCATGGATAGGCGGGAAGAATGATTTCCTTGGTGTTGCTTATCTCACAGTCGGCAGCCTTTGCTTATTTCTTGCACTGGCATTCATAGTTCTTTATCTGCTCAAACCCCG GACGCTTGGAGATCCTTCATATTTATCCTGGAACCGGAACCCTGACAGACATTAG
- the LOC122005962 gene encoding U-box domain-containing protein 44-like has protein sequence MAENWDGNYDSGNLSEESHRDNLRVEPIYEAFLCPLTRQIMRDPVTIENGQTFEREAIEEWFKKCRDSRRRPTCPLTHKELKSTELNPSIALRNTIEEWTKRNEAAQLDKACRILSLGSSEVDILQSLDDISYICQKSKSSKHAVRNAELIPMISDMLKSGSRKVRFESLKTLRIVAEDDDDNKEAIAAGDNIRTIVKFLSREHSQEREEAVSLLYELSKSESLCEKIGGVSGAILILVGMASSKSENSLTIERADKTLENLGKFENNVRQMAENGRLQPLLTLLLEGSPETQLSMAAYLGELVLSNDVKVFVAQTAGSILVEVMRSGSKQAREAALKALNQISSYETSAKILIHAGILPPLVKDLFTVGVNQLPMRLKEVSATVLANIVSSGANFEKIPLDQDHRTLVSEDIVHNLLHLISNTGPAIECKLLQVLVGLTSSSSTCIDIVAAIRSSGATISIIQFVEAPQRDVRVAAIKLLHNISPFMGQELADALRGAAGQLSSLISVIAENNGISEEQAAAVGLLAGLPESDSVLTRRLLDEGAFRIASLKVTSIRQGITRGGRFFTPFLEGLVNVFSRLTYILEGDPEILALAREYNLAAVYIDLLQMNGLDKVQRVSALALRNLSRQSKHLTRLPVVPEPGFFCSIFPCLGSQPIITGLCRIHHGFCSVKESFCLLEGKAVEKLVACLDHTNEKVVEAALAALCTLLDDDVDINQGVSILDSAEGIKPILEILRENRTEALRQQAVWAVERILRKEEIAYEISGDQNVGTALVEAFRHGDHRTRQIAERALKHVDKLPNFSGIFTKMGQ, from the exons ATGGCAGAAAATTGGGATGGTAACTACGATTCTGGTAACCTTTCAGAGGAGAGCCATCGTGATAATTTACGTGTCGAACCTATTTATGAAGCATTTCTTTGTCCACTTACAAGACAAATTATGCGAGATCCAGTTACCATAGAGAATGGGCAGACTTTTGAGCGAGAAGCAATTGAGGAATGGTTTAAGAAATGCAGGGACAGCAGAAGGAGGCCAACCTGCCCATTGACACATAAAGAATTAAAGAGCACAGAGTTAAACCCCAGTATAGCTCTTAGGAATACCATTGAAGAATGGACTAAAAGAAATGAAGCCGCTCAGCTTGATAAAGCATGCAGAATACTGTCACTTGGGAGCTCTGAAGTTGATATTTTGCAGTCACTTGATGATATTTCATATATTTGCCAGAAAAGCAAATCAAGTAAACATGCTGTGCGGAATGCAGAGTTAATACCAATGATTTCTGACATGCTGAAGAGTGGCAGCAGGAAAGTACGATTTGAATCACTAAAAACTCTTCGTATTGTagctgaagatgatgatgataataAG GAAGCAATTGCTGCAGGGGACAACATCCGAACAATTGTGAAATTTCTGTCACGTGAGCATTCACAAGAGAGAGAAGAAGCTGTCTCATTATTATATGAGCTTTCAAAATCTGAATCTTTATGTGAAAAGATTGGAGGAGTAAGTGGAGCAATACTTATATTGGTAGGAATGGCAAGTAGCAAATCAGAGAACTCTTTGACTATAGAAAGAGCTGATAAAACATTGGAAAATCTAGGAAAATTTGAAAACAATGTGAGGCAAATGGCAGAAAATGGCAGATTGCAACCACTTCTTACTCTTCTTCTTGAAG GATCACCTGAAACACAACTCTCAATGGCTGCCTACCTTGGAGAGCTTGTTTTGAGCAATGATGTGAAAGTTTTTGTAGCCCAGACAGCTGGTTCGATACTTGTTGAAGTCATGAGAAGTGGGAGCAAACAAGCGAGAGAAGCTGCCCTCAAGGCTTTGAACCAGATATCCTCTTATGAGACTAGTGCAAAGATACTTATCCATGCTGGCATCCTTCCACCACTTGTCAAAGACCTTTTTACTGTCGGTGTGAACCAGTTACCTATGAGGTTGAAAGAGGTATCTGCAACAGTTCTTGCCAACATTGTGTCCTCAGGtgctaattttgagaaaatacCTCTTGATCAAGATCATCGTACTTTGGTTTCTGAAGACATTGTTCACAATCTTCTTCATCTAATCAGCAATACCGGGCCTGCAATTGAATGCAAACTCCTTCAGGTGCTTGTTGGGCTTACTAGTTCTTCAAGCACTTGTATTGATATAGTTGCTGCCATAAGAAGCTCTGGCGCTACCATTAGTATTATTCAGTTCGTTGAAGCGCCACAAAGAGATGTTCGAGTGGCTGCTATAAAACTCTTGCATAATATCTCTCCTTTTATGGGTCAAGAGCTAGCTGATGCTCTTCGTGGCGCTGCTGGCCAGCTCAGCAGCTTGATCAGTGTCATTGCAGAGAACAATGGGATCTCAGAAGAGCAAGCAGCTGCTGTTGGGCTCCTTGCTGGCCTTCCTGAGAGTGACTCTGTTTTAACCAGGCGGCTCTTGGATGAAGGAGCCTTCAGGATAGCCTCCTTGAAGGTGACCAGCATCAGGCAAGGGATAACTCGTGGGGGTCGTTTTTTCACTCCTTTTCTTGAAGGGCTTGTTAATGTTTTCTCGAGGCTTACATACATTCTAGAGGGTGATCCAGAGATCCTTGCCCTAGCTCGCGAGTATAATCTTGCTGCAGTTTACATTGATCTGCTTCAGATGAATGGCCTTGACAAAGTTCAAAGGGTTTCTGCTCTGGCACTGAGAAACCTCTCGAGGCAGTCAAAACACTTAACAAGATTGCCAGTCGTTCCAGAGCCAGGATTTTTCTGCTCTATATTTCCTTGTCTTGGTAGTCAACCAATCATAACTGGTTTGTGCCGCATCCATCATGGTTTCTGTTCTGTAAAAGAAAGCTTCTGTTTGTTGGAAGGGAAAGCAGTAGAGAAGTTGGTTGCTTGTCTAGACCATACTAATGAGAAGGTTGTTGAGGCTGCCTTAGCAGCTCTATGCACTCTGTTGGACGATGATGTGGACATCAACCAAGGAGTATCCATCTTGGATTCTGCAGAAGGAATTAAACCAATTCTAGAGATATTACGGGAGAATCGCACGGAGGCACTGCGGCAGCAAGCTGTGTGGGCAGTGGAGAGAATTTTGAGGAAAGAAGAGATAGCATATGAGATTTCAGGGGACCAAAATGTTGGCACTGCATTGGTCGAAGCATTCAGACACGGGGACCATAGGACAAGGCAGATCGCTGAGCGGGCACTGAAGCATGTTGACAAGCTCCCAAACTTTTCTGGCATTTTCACTAAGATGGGGCAATAA